The proteins below come from a single uncultured Carboxylicivirga sp. genomic window:
- a CDS encoding glycoside hydrolase family 3 N-terminal domain-containing protein translates to MKYILLVYVLMLALGTSAQSNSPFNNSKQSQLWVDSVYQSLSDNQRIAQLFWIAIENTDNSKVQANNEDLISRVQPGGVLFFKSTQAEVRDLIHRFQGVSSIPLMVAIDGEWGLGMRIKDGLSFPYQMTLGAIQNDSLLYKMGYEIGSQMKKLGIDVNMAPVVDVNYNPNNPVIGKRSFGEYPQNVAKKSWAYANGLQDAGIIAVAKHFPGHGDTNKDSHLTLPVISHSKERLDSIELVPFQYVIDKGIKGVMTAHLAVTSLEEKSDLPSSLSNNIVTNLLKDQLGFQGLVITDAMNMKGVSNYAGVGQNELQALLAGNDIIEFSPNIEKSIVVVKQALLSGKLPRKLLEEKCKKALLAKYENVLNNNEDKSSDIDLAKAEYLKKQLYKEAITLIKNEAELPFHDLDKINLSVVCFDNQEEWNTNFRRYLDVKIVNGTKESSINKDLSTKILLLPDFKTYKKYQIQIDKYLLSDNCVLVFQGNPYKLNDIENFDRAKSIILTYENNTITRDWASQFIFGAISATGKLPVSINEFYKVGYGIDVQSLGRLRYTQPEALHLNSNFIYAKVDSVVNAGLLMKAFPGCRVFVAIDGKVIFNKCYGYHTYDSIEPVQLDDVYDLASVTKISGPLPLIMKGMDEGLMDLDQPFSVYWPDWKKKLFHSSNKENLSFREVLTHQAALTPYINYYPITLKDGDYKKKYFDDHFSAKYSLQIDDHLYLKTSFKKKIYKAIRKSPLLDEHTYKYSGLSFMIYPELLSNLYHQDYEVSLNKWFYKPLGASSLGYKPLQTIDTMRIVPTEIDNNYRHKLIKGWVHDEAAAVMGGVSGNAGLFASADDLAKLMQMYLQKGEYGGRRYLSEEVVEECSKVQFRENENRRGVGFDKPLFGNDTLTIEQSYPAPGVSAESFGHSGFTGTFVWMDPKYNMLYIFLSNRVHPTRDNRLLYQKNIRPSIQQVFYDALKQVN, encoded by the coding sequence ATGAAATATATTTTATTGGTTTATGTGTTGATGCTTGCCTTGGGAACATCGGCGCAAAGCAATTCTCCATTTAATAATTCAAAGCAGTCTCAATTATGGGTAGATAGTGTTTATCAGAGTTTGTCTGATAATCAGCGAATCGCTCAGCTATTTTGGATTGCTATTGAAAACACTGATAATTCAAAAGTACAGGCTAACAATGAGGATTTAATTAGTCGTGTTCAACCCGGAGGTGTTTTATTTTTTAAAAGTACACAGGCTGAAGTTCGTGATCTGATCCATCGATTTCAGGGTGTTTCTTCCATTCCATTGATGGTGGCTATTGATGGAGAATGGGGACTGGGCATGCGCATTAAAGATGGTCTGTCGTTTCCTTATCAAATGACGTTGGGCGCAATCCAGAATGATAGCCTTTTGTATAAGATGGGATATGAGATTGGTAGCCAGATGAAAAAATTAGGGATTGATGTTAATATGGCACCTGTTGTAGATGTTAATTACAACCCTAATAATCCGGTAATCGGGAAGCGTTCTTTTGGTGAATATCCTCAAAACGTGGCGAAAAAATCGTGGGCTTATGCCAATGGATTACAGGATGCTGGAATAATTGCCGTAGCAAAACATTTCCCTGGACATGGTGATACCAATAAAGATTCACATCTTACTTTACCGGTTATCTCTCATAGCAAAGAGAGATTGGACAGCATTGAATTGGTTCCTTTTCAATATGTAATTGATAAAGGAATAAAAGGGGTGATGACTGCTCATTTAGCAGTTACTTCATTGGAAGAAAAGAGTGATTTACCATCAAGCTTATCAAATAATATTGTTACAAACCTGCTAAAAGATCAGCTTGGTTTTCAAGGATTGGTAATTACTGATGCAATGAATATGAAAGGTGTTTCAAATTACGCTGGTGTTGGTCAAAATGAGTTACAGGCACTTTTAGCAGGTAATGATATTATTGAGTTTAGCCCAAATATTGAAAAATCAATTGTGGTTGTAAAGCAAGCACTCTTGTCAGGAAAATTACCACGAAAACTACTGGAAGAGAAATGTAAAAAGGCTTTACTGGCAAAGTATGAAAATGTTCTGAATAACAATGAAGACAAAAGTTCTGATATTGATTTAGCTAAAGCAGAATACTTAAAAAAGCAATTATATAAAGAAGCTATAACGCTTATTAAAAATGAAGCTGAGTTGCCTTTCCATGATCTTGATAAAATCAATTTATCAGTGGTTTGTTTTGATAATCAGGAAGAATGGAATACAAACTTTCGCAGGTATTTAGATGTTAAAATAGTTAATGGAACCAAGGAATCTTCCATTAATAAAGATTTATCGACAAAGATTTTATTATTGCCCGATTTTAAAACATACAAAAAGTATCAGATTCAGATTGACAAATATTTATTGTCTGATAATTGTGTTCTGGTTTTTCAGGGAAATCCATACAAATTAAACGATATTGAAAATTTTGATCGTGCTAAGAGTATTATTCTGACATACGAAAATAATACCATTACACGCGATTGGGCATCTCAATTCATTTTTGGAGCTATTTCTGCAACAGGTAAATTACCTGTTTCAATAAATGAGTTTTATAAAGTAGGTTATGGAATAGATGTGCAATCATTGGGGCGTTTGAGATATACTCAACCGGAAGCGTTACATCTCAATTCAAATTTTATTTATGCAAAAGTTGATTCAGTTGTAAATGCAGGATTGCTTATGAAAGCCTTTCCCGGATGCAGGGTGTTTGTAGCCATTGATGGAAAGGTAATCTTCAATAAATGTTACGGTTATCATACTTATGATAGTATTGAACCTGTTCAACTTGATGATGTATACGATTTAGCATCGGTCACAAAAATATCAGGTCCACTACCACTGATAATGAAAGGAATGGATGAAGGTTTGATGGATTTAGATCAGCCTTTTTCTGTTTATTGGCCCGACTGGAAAAAGAAGCTTTTTCATTCCTCCAACAAAGAGAATTTGAGTTTTAGAGAGGTACTAACACATCAGGCAGCTTTAACACCTTACATCAATTATTATCCTATTACACTAAAGGATGGAGACTATAAAAAGAAGTATTTCGACGATCATTTTTCTGCAAAATATTCGTTGCAAATAGACGATCATCTGTACTTAAAAACATCGTTTAAAAAGAAAATCTATAAAGCAATTCGTAAATCACCTTTATTAGATGAGCATACATATAAATACAGTGGCTTATCGTTTATGATTTATCCAGAACTCTTAAGTAATCTTTATCATCAGGATTATGAGGTATCTTTGAATAAATGGTTTTACAAGCCGTTAGGTGCTTCATCTTTGGGGTATAAACCGCTACAAACAATTGATACTATGCGAATAGTTCCCACGGAGATAGATAATAATTATCGTCACAAACTAATTAAAGGATGGGTACATGATGAAGCTGCAGCTGTAATGGGTGGTGTTTCAGGAAACGCAGGGTTATTTGCCTCGGCTGATGATTTGGCTAAATTAATGCAGATGTATCTTCAAAAAGGTGAATATGGAGGACGAAGATATCTAAGTGAGGAAGTGGTTGAAGAATGTAGTAAAGTTCAATTTCGAGAGAACGAAAACAGGAGGGGAGTTGGTTTTGATAAGCCTTTGTTTGGTAACGATACTTTAACAATTGAACAATCGTATCCGGCACCGGGAGTAAGCGCTGAAAGCTTTGGCCACAGTGGTTTTACCGGCACGTTTGTGTGGATGGACCCGAAATACAATATGTTGTATATCTTTTTATCAAACCGGGTACATCCAACGCGCGATAACCGACTACTGTATCAGAAGAATATTCGACCTTCTATTCAGCAAGTATTTTACGATGCTTTAAAGCAAGTGAATTAA
- the rpoC gene encoding DNA-directed RNA polymerase subunit beta' has product MAFRRDQKTKTSFNKITIGLASPEEILEMSSGEVLKPETINYRTYKPERDGLFCERIFGPVKDYECHCGKYKRIRYRGIVCDRCGVEVTEKKVRRERMGHISLVVPVAHIWYFKSLPNKIGYLLGLPTKKLDTIIYYERYVVINAGIKAEDGINKMDFLTEEEYLDILETLPKDNQHLDDDDPNKFIAKMGADALHMLLNRIDLDSLSYDLRHKANTETSQQRKNEALKRLQVVESFRESQGINRPEWMIVKVVPVIPPELRPLVPLDGGRFATSDLNDLYRRVIIRNNRLKRLIEIKAPEVILRNEKRMLQEAVDSLFDNSRKSNAVKTDSNRPLKSLSDSLKGKQGRFRQNLLGKRVDYSARSVIVVGPELNMHECGIPKDMAAELFKPFVIRKLIERGVVKTVKSAKKIVDRKDPVVWDILENVMKGHPVLLNRAPTLHRLGIQAFQPKMIEGKAIQLHPLACSAFNADFDGDQMAVHLPLGNAAILEAQMLMLGSQNILNPANGAPITVPSQDMVLGLYYMTKPREGAKGEGLTFYSPAETKIAFNEKSVDLHAIVKVLTNDVNEEGEIYETIIETTVGRILFNEFVPAKAGYINTVLTKKALRDIIGNVHKVCGTPRTAAFLDDIKNLGYRMAFEGGLSFNLGDVIIPAEKETLVQEGYDEVEEVMNNYNMGFITNNERYNQIIDIWTHVNARLTQTLMNQISSDRQGFNSVYMMLDSGARGSKEQIRQLSGMRGLMAKPQKSGAEGGQIIENPILSNFKEGLSVLEYFISTHGARKGLADTALKTADAGYLTRRLVDVSQDVVILEDDCGTLRGLTATDIKNNEEVVASLYERILGRVSVHDIYHPSTGEKLVSAGEEIVEDQARMIEESPIERVEIRSVLTCESKQGVCAKCYGRNLATGRMVQMGESVGVIAAQSIGEPGTQLTLRTFHVGGTAGNITSENSIKAKYDGVVEIDELRSVPTTTEEGDDVDVVIGRLAELRIVDKNTNISLTTHPIPYGAKLHIKNGADIKKGDVICEWDPYNALIITEKTGKVSFENMIDGITYKEESDEQTGFKEKVITESRDKTKNPSLRVLSDDGEILKTYNLPVGAHIAVEEGEAVKMGQILAKIPRAVGKAGDITGGLPRVTELFEARNPSNPAVVSEVDGEVTFGKIKRGNREIMVTSKIGEVKKYLVSLSKQILVQENDYVRAGTPLSDGATTPNDILSIKGPTAVQEYIVNEVQDVYRLQGVKINDKHFEIIVRQMMRKVDIADPGDTKFLEKQIVDKIEFMEENDNIWSKKVVEDAGDSQSLKPGMIITARRLRDENSQLKRRDLKVVTAREAIPATSSQVLQGITRAALQTKSFMSAASFQETTKVLNEAAIQGKIDRLEGLKENVICGHLIPAGTGVRTFNKVVVGSKEEFDRLVGKEVVEEN; this is encoded by the coding sequence CAGAAAACAAAGACTAGTTTCAATAAAATCACTATTGGCTTGGCTTCACCAGAAGAGATTCTGGAAATGTCGAGTGGGGAAGTGCTTAAACCTGAAACTATCAACTACCGTACATATAAACCGGAACGCGACGGATTATTCTGTGAAAGAATTTTCGGTCCTGTAAAGGATTACGAATGTCACTGTGGTAAATATAAGCGTATTAGATATCGTGGTATCGTCTGCGACCGTTGTGGTGTGGAAGTTACTGAGAAGAAGGTACGTCGCGAGAGAATGGGACACATTTCATTGGTTGTTCCAGTTGCGCATATCTGGTACTTCAAGTCATTACCTAACAAAATTGGTTATTTACTTGGGTTGCCTACAAAAAAATTAGATACTATCATTTATTACGAACGTTATGTTGTTATTAACGCTGGTATAAAAGCTGAAGATGGTATTAACAAAATGGATTTCTTAACAGAAGAGGAATATTTAGATATTCTTGAAACTCTTCCAAAAGATAATCAACACTTGGATGATGACGATCCAAACAAGTTCATTGCTAAAATGGGTGCAGATGCATTACATATGCTATTGAACCGTATCGATTTGGACTCTTTATCATACGACTTAAGACACAAAGCAAATACCGAAACGTCTCAACAACGTAAGAATGAAGCTTTAAAGCGTCTTCAGGTTGTTGAATCGTTCCGTGAGTCACAAGGAATCAACCGTCCTGAATGGATGATTGTAAAAGTAGTACCAGTAATTCCACCAGAATTGCGTCCATTGGTACCATTGGATGGTGGTCGTTTTGCTACTTCTGACCTTAATGACTTATATCGTCGTGTAATTATCCGTAACAATCGTTTGAAGCGATTAATTGAAATTAAAGCTCCTGAAGTAATCTTACGTAACGAAAAACGTATGTTACAAGAAGCTGTTGATTCGTTGTTCGATAATTCACGTAAATCAAATGCTGTTAAAACTGATTCAAACCGTCCTTTAAAATCATTAAGTGATAGTTTGAAAGGTAAGCAAGGACGTTTCCGTCAGAACTTGTTAGGTAAGCGTGTTGACTACTCTGCTCGTTCTGTAATTGTAGTAGGTCCTGAGCTTAACATGCATGAGTGTGGTATTCCTAAAGATATGGCTGCTGAGCTGTTTAAACCATTTGTAATCCGTAAGCTTATAGAGCGAGGTGTGGTTAAAACAGTAAAATCTGCTAAAAAAATTGTTGACCGAAAAGATCCTGTAGTTTGGGATATTCTGGAAAACGTAATGAAGGGACACCCAGTGCTGTTAAACCGTGCCCCAACGCTTCACCGTTTGGGTATTCAGGCTTTCCAGCCAAAAATGATTGAAGGTAAAGCTATTCAGTTACACCCATTGGCATGTTCGGCATTTAACGCCGACTTTGACGGTGACCAGATGGCGGTTCACTTACCATTAGGTAATGCTGCAATTTTGGAAGCTCAAATGTTAATGTTGGGTTCTCAAAACATCTTGAACCCTGCTAACGGTGCTCCTATTACAGTTCCTTCTCAGGATATGGTTTTGGGTCTTTACTATATGACCAAACCTCGTGAAGGTGCCAAAGGTGAAGGATTAACATTCTATTCACCAGCGGAAACTAAGATTGCTTTCAATGAGAAGAGTGTTGATCTTCATGCAATCGTTAAAGTTTTAACTAACGATGTTAATGAAGAAGGCGAAATTTACGAAACAATAATTGAAACGACTGTAGGACGTATTTTATTTAACGAATTTGTTCCTGCAAAAGCTGGTTATATCAATACTGTATTGACCAAAAAAGCTTTGCGTGATATTATTGGTAACGTACATAAAGTATGTGGTACTCCACGTACAGCAGCTTTCCTTGATGATATTAAAAACCTTGGATACCGTATGGCATTCGAAGGTGGACTGTCGTTTAACTTAGGTGACGTTATTATTCCTGCTGAAAAGGAAACTTTGGTTCAGGAAGGATATGACGAAGTTGAGGAAGTAATGAATAACTATAATATGGGTTTCATTACCAACAACGAACGTTACAACCAGATTATCGATATCTGGACGCATGTTAACGCTCGATTGACTCAAACTTTGATGAACCAAATTAGTTCAGACAGACAAGGTTTTAACTCAGTATATATGATGCTTGATTCTGGTGCGAGGGGTTCTAAAGAACAGATTCGTCAGTTATCAGGTATGAGGGGGCTGATGGCTAAACCTCAGAAATCAGGTGCTGAAGGTGGTCAGATTATTGAAAACCCAATTCTTTCGAACTTTAAAGAAGGACTGTCGGTATTAGAGTACTTTATCTCTACTCACGGTGCTCGTAAAGGTTTGGCGGATACCGCTCTTAAAACTGCGGATGCGGGATACCTTACTCGTCGTTTGGTTGACGTATCTCAGGATGTGGTTATCCTTGAGGATGATTGTGGCACTTTAAGAGGTTTGACTGCAACTGATATTAAGAATAATGAAGAAGTAGTTGCTTCACTTTATGAACGTATTCTTGGACGTGTATCTGTACACGATATTTATCACCCAAGTACTGGTGAAAAATTAGTAAGTGCAGGTGAAGAGATTGTTGAAGATCAAGCTAGAATGATCGAAGAATCACCAATCGAGCGTGTAGAGATTCGTTCAGTATTAACATGTGAGTCAAAACAAGGTGTTTGTGCTAAATGTTACGGGCGTAACCTTGCAACAGGACGCATGGTTCAAATGGGTGAATCAGTTGGTGTTATTGCTGCTCAGTCAATTGGTGAGCCGGGAACACAGCTTACACTACGTACCTTCCACGTAGGGGGTACTGCAGGTAACATTACTTCTGAAAATAGTATCAAAGCTAAATATGATGGTGTTGTTGAGATTGATGAATTACGTAGCGTTCCAACAACAACTGAAGAAGGTGATGATGTAGATGTTGTAATTGGTCGTTTGGCTGAGTTACGTATCGTTGATAAGAATACTAATATTTCTTTAACAACTCACCCAATTCCTTATGGTGCTAAACTTCACATTAAAAACGGAGCCGATATTAAGAAAGGTGATGTAATTTGTGAATGGGACCCATATAATGCTTTGATCATTACTGAAAAAACCGGTAAGGTTTCTTTTGAAAATATGATTGACGGTATTACTTATAAAGAAGAATCAGATGAACAAACTGGTTTTAAAGAAAAAGTAATTACTGAATCTCGTGATAAAACGAAGAATCCTTCATTACGTGTATTAAGCGATGATGGAGAAATTCTTAAAACATACAACTTACCTGTAGGTGCTCACATTGCTGTTGAAGAAGGTGAGGCTGTTAAAATGGGTCAGATCCTTGCTAAAATTCCACGTGCAGTTGGTAAAGCAGGTGATATCACAGGGGGTCTTCCACGTGTTACCGAGTTATTTGAGGCACGTAACCCAAGTAACCCTGCTGTAGTTTCAGAGGTTGATGGAGAGGTAACGTTTGGTAAAATCAAACGTGGTAATCGCGAAATTATGGTAACCTCTAAAATTGGTGAAGTTAAGAAGTATCTTGTATCACTTTCTAAACAGATCCTTGTTCAAGAGAATGATTATGTACGTGCGGGTACACCTCTTTCTGATGGTGCTACTACACCAAACGATATCTTGAGCATTAAAGGTCCTACAGCTGTACAGGAATATATTGTGAATGAAGTTCAGGATGTATACCGTCTACAAGGGGTGAAAATTAACGATAAGCACTTCGAAATTATTGTGCGTCAGATGATGCGTAAAGTTGATATTGCTGATCCGGGAGATACTAAATTCCTGGAAAAACAAATCGTTGATAAGATTGAGTTCATGGAAGAGAACGACAATATCTGGAGCAAAAAAGTAGTTGAAGATGCCGGCGATTCACAATCATTAAAACCTGGTATGATCATTACTGCCCGTCGTTTGCGTGATGAAAACTCTCAGTTGAAGCGTCGTGACTTGAAAGTGGTAACTGCTCGTGAAGCAATTCCTGCTACATCAAGTCAGGTACTACAGGGTATTACCCGTGCCGCACTTCAAACTAAGAGCTTTATGTCAGCTGCATCCTTCCAGGAAACAACTAAAGTGTTGAATGAAGCTGCAATCCAAGGGAAAATCGATAGATTAGAAGGATTGAAGGAAAATGTGATCTGTGGTCACCTAATTCCTGCCGGTACAGGTGTGCGTACTTTCAACAAAGTAGTTGTAGGTTCCAAAGAAGAATTTGACCGCTTAGTAGGTAAAGAAGTGGTTGAAGAGAATTAA
- a CDS encoding DUF1343 domain-containing protein — protein MPIRLLFWIFLLLNVSCSSAQTKKEDIVLGAEQFDSYLPLLKDKKVALLVNHTSQVGQTHLLDTLLAFNIDVQKVFAPEHGFRGKADAGELIKSNVDIKTGIHIVSMYGKSKKPSAESLQDIDVVVFDIQDVGCRFYTYISSMHYMMEACAENNVKFIVLDRPNPNGDYFDGPVLQKEFKSFVGMHPIPVVHGCTVGELVQMINQEHWLKDGVKVDLTVIPMKHYTHQTTYSLPVKPSPNLPNDISIRLYPSLCFFEATTISIGRGTYMPFQVIGYPDSCMGNFTFTPVSIEGMSKYPPQQNQLCYGVDLRNEDLSHRFTLQYFIDFMDKCIPAESLIDREKWFNLLAGNDTLLKKIRAGWTEDRIKQSWQKELNDYAQMRQKYLLYP, from the coding sequence ATGCCCATTCGATTATTATTCTGGATTTTCTTACTTCTGAATGTTTCATGTTCTTCTGCTCAAACAAAAAAAGAAGATATTGTACTTGGAGCAGAACAGTTTGATTCTTATCTACCTCTTTTAAAAGATAAGAAAGTTGCTTTACTGGTAAATCATACTTCACAGGTTGGTCAAACACATTTGCTGGATACGCTTTTGGCATTTAATATTGATGTACAAAAGGTATTTGCTCCTGAGCATGGTTTCAGAGGAAAGGCAGATGCGGGAGAGCTGATAAAAAGTAATGTAGATATCAAAACAGGTATTCACATTGTTTCGATGTATGGAAAAAGTAAAAAGCCCTCAGCAGAATCGTTGCAAGATATTGATGTGGTTGTTTTTGATATTCAGGATGTAGGTTGTCGGTTTTATACATATATCTCATCGATGCACTATATGATGGAAGCTTGTGCCGAGAATAATGTAAAATTTATTGTTCTGGATCGACCTAATCCGAATGGAGATTATTTCGATGGACCAGTTCTGCAAAAAGAGTTTAAATCATTTGTTGGAATGCATCCCATCCCGGTTGTGCATGGATGTACAGTTGGAGAGTTGGTTCAGATGATCAACCAGGAACATTGGTTGAAAGATGGTGTAAAGGTAGACCTGACAGTGATACCAATGAAACACTATACACATCAAACTACCTATTCTTTGCCTGTCAAACCATCACCTAATTTGCCAAATGATATTTCTATCCGTTTGTATCCTTCGCTTTGCTTTTTCGAAGCAACTACCATTAGTATAGGTCGTGGAACTTACATGCCGTTTCAGGTAATTGGTTATCCCGATTCTTGCATGGGTAATTTTACTTTTACACCTGTTTCCATAGAAGGGATGTCGAAATATCCCCCGCAGCAAAATCAGCTTTGTTATGGTGTTGATTTAAGAAATGAAGATTTATCACATCGATTTACATTGCAGTATTTCATCGATTTTATGGATAAGTGTATTCCTGCAGAGTCATTAATTGATAGAGAGAAGTGGTTTAATCTGTTGGCAGGAAATGATACACTTCTAAAGAAAATTAGAGCAGGATGGACAGAAGATCGTATTAAGCAAAGCTGGCAGAAGGAATTGAATGATTATGCCCAGATGAGGCAGAAATACTTATTATATCCTTAA
- a CDS encoding DUF3467 domain-containing protein: MEDKKNQNQLNIELKEDVAQGVYSNLAVITHSPSEFVLDFVRVMPGVPKAQVKSRVIITPEHAKRLMNALMDNIKRYESIHGPIKNSAPQGPDGGPVMPMNFGPTGQA; this comes from the coding sequence ATGGAAGACAAGAAAAATCAAAACCAATTGAATATCGAGCTGAAAGAAGATGTTGCACAAGGTGTTTACTCAAACCTGGCTGTTATTACTCATTCTCCTTCTGAGTTCGTTTTAGACTTTGTTCGTGTAATGCCTGGTGTACCTAAAGCTCAGGTTAAATCACGTGTTATTATTACACCAGAGCATGCTAAACGTTTAATGAATGCTTTGATGGATAACATCAAACGATATGAATCTATACATGGACCTATCAAGAATTCTGCACCACAAGGCCCCGATGGAGGACCTGTAATGCCAATGAATTTTGGTCCAACCGGACAAGCATAA